The Leptolyngbyaceae cyanobacterium genome window below encodes:
- a CDS encoding pentapeptide repeat-containing protein, whose protein sequence is MDANEVLQEYAGGERNFREQDLKNLNFVKANLSGVDFTGAHLDGSDLSNSDLRNANLNWATFKGANLTGANLKGAKMPDGSMHNDYLESANYLGI, encoded by the coding sequence ATGGATGCCAATGAAGTTCTCCAAGAATATGCAGGCGGCGAAAGAAATTTTAGAGAACAGGATCTAAAAAATCTGAACTTTGTTAAAGCCAATTTAAGTGGAGTTGATTTCACTGGGGCACATTTGGATGGTTCAGACTTGAGTAATTCAGACCTCAGAAATGCCAATTTAAACTGGGCTACTTTCAAAGGAGCTAATCTAACCGGAGCAAATTTGAAAGGAGCAAAAATGCCAGATGGCAGTATGCACAATGATTACTTAGAGTCTGCCAATTATTTAGGTATCTGA
- a CDS encoding HAMP domain-containing sensor histidine kinase, which translates to MDKISKRQRIEMERFNQLKDDFLSTISHELRSPVTNIKVGIQMLKLLLQQEENRAIVDSVSSSLFQPIEQSDDHTIQQVCDIQYINTIQKQAVFRTRASQYLEVIENECDREIKLLNNLLDLQQLDAGNYVLNQTVIRLQDWIPQIVEPFLNQMANQQQILHIKIAGDLPILTIDSPSLERIITELLTNGCKFTPPGGEITVAVGCVDSISSNDFAKKIELKVANSRVEIPPDELSQIFERFYRIADRDRWKHDGTGLGLVLVKKLTEYLGGSIFVKSGCEQTCFIVELPVNL; encoded by the coding sequence ATGGATAAAATCTCCAAGCGCCAAAGAATAGAGATGGAACGGTTCAATCAATTAAAGGATGATTTTTTGAGTACGATTTCTCATGAATTGAGATCGCCAGTTACCAATATCAAAGTTGGTATTCAAATGCTGAAACTCCTGCTGCAACAAGAAGAAAATAGAGCGATCGTGGATTCAGTATCATCCAGCTTATTTCAGCCCATCGAACAGTCCGATGATCATACCATCCAACAAGTCTGTGATATTCAATACATAAATACTATTCAGAAGCAAGCCGTTTTTAGGACAAGAGCATCTCAATATCTGGAAGTTATCGAAAATGAGTGCGATCGAGAAATTAAACTACTGAATAATTTACTGGATTTACAGCAACTTGATGCCGGAAATTACGTATTAAACCAGACAGTTATTCGTCTACAGGATTGGATACCACAAATAGTAGAACCATTTTTAAACCAAATGGCGAATCAACAACAAATTCTGCATATAAAAATTGCTGGCGATTTGCCTATTCTCACTATTGATTCACCTAGCCTAGAGCGAATTATCACCGAACTATTGACGAATGGATGTAAGTTCACTCCCCCAGGAGGAGAAATTACTGTTGCTGTTGGCTGTGTTGATTCAATATCGAGCAATGATTTTGCCAAAAAAATTGAGTTGAAAGTGGCGAATTCAAGAGTGGAAATTCCCCCGGATGAACTATCTCAAATTTTCGAGCGGTTCTATCGGATTGCCGATCGCGATCGTTGGAAGCACGATGGTACGGGGTTAGGGTTAGTTTTGGTTAAAAAGCTAACAGAGTATTTAGGAGGTTCTATTTTCGTGAAAAGCGGCTGTGAGCAAACCTGTTTTATCGTTGAGTTACCCGTCAATCTGTAA